One Watersipora subatra chromosome 4, tzWatSuba1.1, whole genome shotgun sequence genomic window carries:
- the LOC137392974 gene encoding long-chain-fatty-acid--CoA ligase 1-like isoform X1 has translation MSKRITKPAAAAAIGLAGSAAYLWANSEPEGYHFDPSSLIEQSYAHPTIPACRVAKESCGVVEYDTSSTLYDIFIRAVEKNGSKKFLGKRSSLKTGFDTWITYSEALDRVTKIGYGLRRLGMEPGPRSFIGLYSGNRMEMVLTQLASYQQSMVVVPMYETLGAEGMEHIVTQTRMKLVICDMEAKVAQLVEWGVSRLPHLTTIVHMESVSPNTVQAVRSQGWSIISFSEMEADGANNPVGLAICKGDDLALVCYTSGTTGKPKGAMIEHNAFYRTAMIALKAVFLPIDNLLGDDETYLSYLPLAHLYEQMMMVEMMLFGAKIGFFSGDVTQLLSDLQHLKPTYFASVPRILTKIYDKVMSSVNQSYVKRRLFEKALNAKEYYLKRGIITKSTVWDKILFKKLRDLLGGRVKIVMTGSAPIAYPVLRFLRLALGAVILEGYGMTESTAGASGTLVGESSAGEVGRPLPCNMIKLIDVPEMNYYASDNIGEICLKGLNVFKGYLDDEERTREVIDEDGWLHTGDVGTWTERGTLRIVDRKKNIFKLSQGEYIAPEKIENAYITCPLVAQCYVHGDSLQSYLVAVVVPDAEVLQEFAETQLALKDHSLAELCKSDEVKVAVLAGMADSAKLFNLKGFEQVKVIHLTAEPLTVENGLLTPTQKLKRLECKNRYKRVIAQMYGELNREPRVKSAL, from the exons ACGATTCCTGCATGTAGGGTCGCAAAGGAATCTTGTGGTGTTGTAGAATATGACACATCCTCTACTCTGTATGATATCTTCATCAGAGCTGTTGAAAAGAATG GTAGTAAGAAGTTTCTAGGAAAGAGAAGCTCTCTGAAGACAGGCTTTGATACATGGATTACTTATTCCGAG GCGCTGGACAGAGTTACAAAAATTGGTTACGGACTTCGCCGACTAGGTATGGAGCCCGGTCCTCGCTCCTTTATAGGACTCTACAGTGGAAACCGAATGGAG ATGGTATTAACACAGTTAGCTAGCTACCAGCAGTCTATGGTGGTAGTTCCGATGTATGAGACACTAGGAGCTGAGGGGATGGAGCATATTGTCACTCAGA CACGGATGAAACTGGTAATTTGTGACATGGAGGCGAAGGTTGCGCAGTTGGTAGAGTGGGGAGTGAGTAGACTGCCTCATCTCACAACTATAGTTCATATGGAGTCTGTAAGCCCTAATACTGTCCAGGCTGTTAGGTCTCAGGGCTGGAGCATCATTTCCTTTTCCGAGATGGAG GCGGATGGTGCAAATAATCCTGTGGGGTTAGCG ATTTGTAAGGGTGACGACCTCGCTCTTGTGTGCTATACAAGTGGTACGACAGGAAAACCCAAAGGAGCTATGATAGAGCACAACGCATTCTATCGTACAGCTATGATTGCTCTCAAAGCCGTT TTCCTACCTATTGACAACCTCTTGGGCGACGACGAGACGTATTTATCCTATCTGCCACTGGCTCATCTCTATGAGCAGATGATGATG GTGGAGATGATGCTATTTGGAGCTAAGATTGGCTTCTTTAGCGGTGATGTTACGCAGCTGCTCAGTGACTTGCAACATCTAAAGCCGACATATTTTGCCTCAGTGCCTCGCATCCTCACCAAGATATATGACAAG GTGATGAGTTCAGTGAATCAGAGCTATGTCAAGAGAAGACTTTTTGAGAAAGCTTTGAATGCCAAAGAGTACTACCTCAAGCG TGGGATTATCACTAAGTCAACAGTGTGGGATAAGATCCTTTTCAAAAAGCTTCGTGATTTGCTTGGAGGAAGGGTGAAGATAGTCATGACAGGCTCCGCACCAATCGCGTATCCTGTGCTCAGGTTCTTAAGGCTAGCACTCGGTGCTGTG ATATTGGAAGGTTATGGGATGACAGAATCTACTGCAGGTGCTAGTGGTACTCTCGTGGGTGAATCCAGTGCTG GGGAAGTTGGACGGCCGCTGCCTTGCAATATGATAAAACTGATTGATGTCCCAGAGATGAACTACTACGCATCTGATAACATCGGTGAGATCTGCCTCAAGGGTTTGAATGTGTTCAAGGGTTACCTTGATGATGAAGAGCGAACACGGGAAGTGATAGACGAAGATGGCTGGTTGCATACCGGTGACGTCGGCACATGGACAGAG AGGGGGACCCTCAGGATCGTAGACAGGAAAAAGAATATTTTTAAGTTATCTCAGGGAGAATATATAGCACCTGAGAAGATAGAAAATGCCTATATTACTTGTCCACTAGTCGCTCAGTGTTACGTACACGGAGACAGTCTTCAGTCTTATCTG GTGGCAGTTGTTGTGCCAGATGCTGAGGTGCTACAAGAGTTTGCCGAGACACAACTAGCTTTGAAAGATCACAGTCTAGCGGAACTATGCAAAAGTGATGAAGTCAAGGTTGCTGTACTGGCAGGCATGGCTGACTCTGCAAAGCTTTTTAATCTCAAGGGATTTGAACAG gtcaaggtcattcatcTTACTGCTGAGCCATTGACTGTAGAAAATGGTCTTCTGACACCAACGCAGAAGCTAAAGAGATTAGAGTGTAAAAACAGGTATAAGCGTGTCATAGCACAGATGTATGGCGAGTTGAACAGAGAACCGCGTGTGAAGTCTGCTCTCTGA
- the LOC137392974 gene encoding long-chain-fatty-acid--CoA ligase 1-like isoform X3 gives MSKRITKPAAAAAIGLAGSAAYLWANSEPEGYHFDPSSLIEQSYAHPTIPACRVAKESCGVVEYDTSSTLYDIFIRAVEKNGSKKFLGKRSSLKTGFDTWITYSEALDRVTKIGYGLRRLGMEPGPRSFIGLYSGNRMEMVLTQLASYQQSMVVVPMYETLGAEGMEHIVTQTRMKLVICDMEAKVAQLVEWGVSRLPHLTTIVHMESVSPNTVQAVRSQGWSIISFSEMEADGANNPVGLAICKGDDLALVCYTSGTTGKPKGAMIEHNAFYRTAMIALKAVVMSSVNQSYVKRRLFEKALNAKEYYLKRGIITKSTVWDKILFKKLRDLLGGRVKIVMTGSAPIAYPVLRFLRLALGAVILEGYGMTESTAGASGTLVGESSAGEVGRPLPCNMIKLIDVPEMNYYASDNIGEICLKGLNVFKGYLDDEERTREVIDEDGWLHTGDVGTWTERGTLRIVDRKKNIFKLSQGEYIAPEKIENAYITCPLVAQCYVHGDSLQSYLVAVVVPDAEVLQEFAETQLALKDHSLAELCKSDEVKVAVLAGMADSAKLFNLKGFEQVKVIHLTAEPLTVENGLLTPTQKLKRLECKNRYKRVIAQMYGELNREPRVKSAL, from the exons ACGATTCCTGCATGTAGGGTCGCAAAGGAATCTTGTGGTGTTGTAGAATATGACACATCCTCTACTCTGTATGATATCTTCATCAGAGCTGTTGAAAAGAATG GTAGTAAGAAGTTTCTAGGAAAGAGAAGCTCTCTGAAGACAGGCTTTGATACATGGATTACTTATTCCGAG GCGCTGGACAGAGTTACAAAAATTGGTTACGGACTTCGCCGACTAGGTATGGAGCCCGGTCCTCGCTCCTTTATAGGACTCTACAGTGGAAACCGAATGGAG ATGGTATTAACACAGTTAGCTAGCTACCAGCAGTCTATGGTGGTAGTTCCGATGTATGAGACACTAGGAGCTGAGGGGATGGAGCATATTGTCACTCAGA CACGGATGAAACTGGTAATTTGTGACATGGAGGCGAAGGTTGCGCAGTTGGTAGAGTGGGGAGTGAGTAGACTGCCTCATCTCACAACTATAGTTCATATGGAGTCTGTAAGCCCTAATACTGTCCAGGCTGTTAGGTCTCAGGGCTGGAGCATCATTTCCTTTTCCGAGATGGAG GCGGATGGTGCAAATAATCCTGTGGGGTTAGCG ATTTGTAAGGGTGACGACCTCGCTCTTGTGTGCTATACAAGTGGTACGACAGGAAAACCCAAAGGAGCTATGATAGAGCACAACGCATTCTATCGTACAGCTATGATTGCTCTCAAAGCCGTT GTGATGAGTTCAGTGAATCAGAGCTATGTCAAGAGAAGACTTTTTGAGAAAGCTTTGAATGCCAAAGAGTACTACCTCAAGCG TGGGATTATCACTAAGTCAACAGTGTGGGATAAGATCCTTTTCAAAAAGCTTCGTGATTTGCTTGGAGGAAGGGTGAAGATAGTCATGACAGGCTCCGCACCAATCGCGTATCCTGTGCTCAGGTTCTTAAGGCTAGCACTCGGTGCTGTG ATATTGGAAGGTTATGGGATGACAGAATCTACTGCAGGTGCTAGTGGTACTCTCGTGGGTGAATCCAGTGCTG GGGAAGTTGGACGGCCGCTGCCTTGCAATATGATAAAACTGATTGATGTCCCAGAGATGAACTACTACGCATCTGATAACATCGGTGAGATCTGCCTCAAGGGTTTGAATGTGTTCAAGGGTTACCTTGATGATGAAGAGCGAACACGGGAAGTGATAGACGAAGATGGCTGGTTGCATACCGGTGACGTCGGCACATGGACAGAG AGGGGGACCCTCAGGATCGTAGACAGGAAAAAGAATATTTTTAAGTTATCTCAGGGAGAATATATAGCACCTGAGAAGATAGAAAATGCCTATATTACTTGTCCACTAGTCGCTCAGTGTTACGTACACGGAGACAGTCTTCAGTCTTATCTG GTGGCAGTTGTTGTGCCAGATGCTGAGGTGCTACAAGAGTTTGCCGAGACACAACTAGCTTTGAAAGATCACAGTCTAGCGGAACTATGCAAAAGTGATGAAGTCAAGGTTGCTGTACTGGCAGGCATGGCTGACTCTGCAAAGCTTTTTAATCTCAAGGGATTTGAACAG gtcaaggtcattcatcTTACTGCTGAGCCATTGACTGTAGAAAATGGTCTTCTGACACCAACGCAGAAGCTAAAGAGATTAGAGTGTAAAAACAGGTATAAGCGTGTCATAGCACAGATGTATGGCGAGTTGAACAGAGAACCGCGTGTGAAGTCTGCTCTCTGA
- the LOC137392974 gene encoding long-chain-fatty-acid--CoA ligase 1-like isoform X2 — protein MSKRITKPAAAAAIGLAGSAAYLWANSEPEGYHFDPSSLIEQSYAHPTIPACRVAKESCGVVEYDTSSTLYDIFIRAVEKNGSKKFLGKRSSLKTGFDTWITYSEALDRVTKIGYGLRRLGMEPGPRSFIGLYSGNRMEMVLTQLASYQQSMVVVPMYETLGAEGMEHIVTQTRMKLVICDMEAKVAQLVEWGVSRLPHLTTIVHMESVSPNTVQAVRSQGWSIISFSEMEADGANNPVGLAICKGDDLALVCYTSGTTGKPKGAMIEHNAFYRTAMIALKAVFLPIDNLLGDDETYLSYLPLAHLYEQMMMVEMMLFGAKIGFFSGDVTQLLSDLQHLKPTYFASVPRILTKIYDKVMSSVNQSYVKRRLFEKALNAKEYYLKRGIITKSTVWDKILFKKLRDLLGGRVKIVMTGSAPIAYPVLRFLRLALGAVILEGYGMTESTAGASGTLVGESSAGEVGRPLPCNMIKLIDVPEMNYYASDNIGEICLKGLNVFKGYLDDEERTREVIDEDGWLHTGDVGTWTERGTLRIVDRKKNIFKLSQGEYIAPEKIENAYITCPLVAQCYVHGDSLQSYLVAVVVPDAEVLQEFAETQLALKDHSLAELCKSDEVKVAVLAGMADSAKLFNLKGFEQVKVIHLTAEPLTVENGLLTPTQKLKRLECKNRYKRVIAQMYGELNREPRVKSAL, from the exons ACGATTCCTGCATGTAGGGTCGCAAAGGAATCTTGTGGTGTTGTAGAATATGACACATCCTCTACTCTGTATGATATCTTCATCAGAGCTGTTGAAAAGAATGGTTC TAAGAAGTTTCTAGGAAAGAGAAGCTCTCTGAAGACAGGCTTTGATACATGGATTACTTATTCCGAG GCGCTGGACAGAGTTACAAAAATTGGTTACGGACTTCGCCGACTAGGTATGGAGCCCGGTCCTCGCTCCTTTATAGGACTCTACAGTGGAAACCGAATGGAG ATGGTATTAACACAGTTAGCTAGCTACCAGCAGTCTATGGTGGTAGTTCCGATGTATGAGACACTAGGAGCTGAGGGGATGGAGCATATTGTCACTCAGA CACGGATGAAACTGGTAATTTGTGACATGGAGGCGAAGGTTGCGCAGTTGGTAGAGTGGGGAGTGAGTAGACTGCCTCATCTCACAACTATAGTTCATATGGAGTCTGTAAGCCCTAATACTGTCCAGGCTGTTAGGTCTCAGGGCTGGAGCATCATTTCCTTTTCCGAGATGGAG GCGGATGGTGCAAATAATCCTGTGGGGTTAGCG ATTTGTAAGGGTGACGACCTCGCTCTTGTGTGCTATACAAGTGGTACGACAGGAAAACCCAAAGGAGCTATGATAGAGCACAACGCATTCTATCGTACAGCTATGATTGCTCTCAAAGCCGTT TTCCTACCTATTGACAACCTCTTGGGCGACGACGAGACGTATTTATCCTATCTGCCACTGGCTCATCTCTATGAGCAGATGATGATG GTGGAGATGATGCTATTTGGAGCTAAGATTGGCTTCTTTAGCGGTGATGTTACGCAGCTGCTCAGTGACTTGCAACATCTAAAGCCGACATATTTTGCCTCAGTGCCTCGCATCCTCACCAAGATATATGACAAG GTGATGAGTTCAGTGAATCAGAGCTATGTCAAGAGAAGACTTTTTGAGAAAGCTTTGAATGCCAAAGAGTACTACCTCAAGCG TGGGATTATCACTAAGTCAACAGTGTGGGATAAGATCCTTTTCAAAAAGCTTCGTGATTTGCTTGGAGGAAGGGTGAAGATAGTCATGACAGGCTCCGCACCAATCGCGTATCCTGTGCTCAGGTTCTTAAGGCTAGCACTCGGTGCTGTG ATATTGGAAGGTTATGGGATGACAGAATCTACTGCAGGTGCTAGTGGTACTCTCGTGGGTGAATCCAGTGCTG GGGAAGTTGGACGGCCGCTGCCTTGCAATATGATAAAACTGATTGATGTCCCAGAGATGAACTACTACGCATCTGATAACATCGGTGAGATCTGCCTCAAGGGTTTGAATGTGTTCAAGGGTTACCTTGATGATGAAGAGCGAACACGGGAAGTGATAGACGAAGATGGCTGGTTGCATACCGGTGACGTCGGCACATGGACAGAG AGGGGGACCCTCAGGATCGTAGACAGGAAAAAGAATATTTTTAAGTTATCTCAGGGAGAATATATAGCACCTGAGAAGATAGAAAATGCCTATATTACTTGTCCACTAGTCGCTCAGTGTTACGTACACGGAGACAGTCTTCAGTCTTATCTG GTGGCAGTTGTTGTGCCAGATGCTGAGGTGCTACAAGAGTTTGCCGAGACACAACTAGCTTTGAAAGATCACAGTCTAGCGGAACTATGCAAAAGTGATGAAGTCAAGGTTGCTGTACTGGCAGGCATGGCTGACTCTGCAAAGCTTTTTAATCTCAAGGGATTTGAACAG gtcaaggtcattcatcTTACTGCTGAGCCATTGACTGTAGAAAATGGTCTTCTGACACCAACGCAGAAGCTAAAGAGATTAGAGTGTAAAAACAGGTATAAGCGTGTCATAGCACAGATGTATGGCGAGTTGAACAGAGAACCGCGTGTGAAGTCTGCTCTCTGA